From Ramlibacter tataouinensis, the proteins below share one genomic window:
- the trxA gene encoding thioredoxin translates to MANDLIKHISDASFEADVLNSDKPVLVDYWAEWCGPCKMISPILDEVATTYGDKLQIAKMNVDDNREIPAKFGIRGIPTLMLFQGGELKGTLVGAKPKAEIVAFVSRQLS, encoded by the coding sequence ATGGCCAACGACCTGATCAAGCATATCTCCGACGCATCCTTCGAGGCCGATGTCCTGAACTCGGACAAGCCGGTGCTGGTGGACTATTGGGCCGAATGGTGCGGCCCCTGCAAGATGATCTCGCCGATCCTGGACGAGGTCGCGACCACCTACGGCGACAAGCTGCAGATCGCCAAGATGAACGTGGACGACAACCGCGAGATCCCGGCCAAGTTCGGCATCCGCGGCATCCCGACGCTGATGCTGTTCCAGGGCGGTGAGCTGAAAGGCACGCTGGTGGGCGCCAAGCCGAAGGCCGAGATCGTCGCCTTCGTGAGCCGCCAGCTGAGCTGA
- the rho gene encoding transcription termination factor Rho, translating to MHLNELKALHVSEVLKQAEELEIENTGRMRKQELMFAIIKKRARAGEQVFADGVLEILPDGFGFLRSPDTSYTASTDDIYISPSQVRRFNLHTGDMIEGEVRTPKDGERYFALTKLDKVNGRAPEDNKHKIMFENLTPLFPKEQMKLERENFKGDENITGRIIDIIAPIGKGQRALLVAPPKSGKTVMMQHMAHAIAANYPESHLMVLLVDERPEEVTEMQRSVKGEVIASTFDEPAARHVHVAEMVIERAKRLVELKQDVVILLDSITRLARAYNNVVPSSGKVLTGGVDSNALQRPKRFLGAARNVEEGGSLTIIGTALIDTGSRMDEVIFEEFKGTGNSEIHLDRRLYEKRVFPSIQLNRSGTRREELLLAPEILQKTRILRQFMYNMDEIEAMEMVLKSMKATKSNVEFFDMMRRGG from the coding sequence ATGCACCTGAACGAACTCAAGGCACTGCACGTCTCGGAAGTCCTGAAACAGGCCGAGGAACTGGAGATCGAGAACACCGGCCGCATGCGCAAGCAGGAGCTGATGTTCGCCATCATCAAGAAGCGCGCCCGCGCCGGCGAGCAGGTGTTCGCCGACGGCGTGCTGGAAATCCTGCCGGACGGCTTCGGCTTCCTGCGCAGCCCCGACACCAGCTACACCGCAAGCACGGACGACATCTACATCTCGCCCTCGCAGGTGCGCCGCTTCAACCTGCACACCGGCGACATGATCGAAGGCGAGGTGCGCACGCCCAAGGACGGCGAGCGCTACTTCGCGCTGACCAAGCTTGACAAGGTCAACGGCCGCGCGCCGGAGGACAACAAGCACAAGATCATGTTCGAGAACCTGACGCCCTTGTTCCCCAAGGAGCAGATGAAACTCGAACGCGAGAACTTCAAGGGCGACGAGAACATCACCGGCCGCATCATCGACATCATCGCGCCCATCGGCAAGGGCCAGCGCGCCCTGCTGGTCGCCCCGCCCAAGAGCGGCAAGACGGTGATGATGCAGCACATGGCCCACGCCATCGCGGCAAACTACCCCGAGAGCCACTTGATGGTGCTGCTGGTTGACGAGCGGCCCGAGGAAGTGACCGAGATGCAGCGCTCGGTGAAGGGCGAAGTGATCGCGTCCACCTTCGACGAGCCGGCTGCCCGCCATGTGCACGTCGCCGAAATGGTGATCGAACGCGCCAAGCGCCTGGTGGAACTGAAGCAGGACGTGGTGATCCTGCTGGACTCGATCACCCGCCTGGCCCGCGCCTACAACAACGTCGTGCCCTCTTCGGGCAAGGTGCTCACCGGCGGTGTGGACTCCAACGCGCTGCAGCGGCCCAAGCGCTTCCTGGGCGCCGCGCGCAACGTCGAGGAAGGCGGCTCGCTGACCATCATCGGCACGGCCCTGATCGACACCGGCTCGCGCATGGACGAAGTCATCTTCGAAGAGTTCAAGGGCACCGGCAACAGCGAAATCCACCTGGACCGCCGCCTCTATGAGAAGCGGGTGTTTCCCTCGATCCAGCTCAATCGCTCCGGCACCCGCCGCGAGGAACTGCTGCTCGCCCCCGAAATCCTGCAGAAGACCCGGATCCTGCGCCAGTTCATGTACAACATGGACGAGATCGAGGCGATGGAGATGGTGCTCAAGTCCATGAAGGCCACCAAGTCCAATGTCGAGTTCTTCGACATGATGCGCCGCGGCGGCTGA
- a CDS encoding type B 50S ribosomal protein L31, with amino-acid sequence MKEGIHPNYREVLFVDLSNGFKFVTRSCVATKEMGKTDDGRELPLFKLDTSSESHPFYTGTQKSVDNMGGRVEKFRNRFGAKK; translated from the coding sequence ATGAAAGAAGGCATTCACCCCAACTACCGCGAAGTGCTCTTCGTGGACCTGTCCAACGGTTTCAAGTTCGTGACGCGCTCGTGCGTGGCCACCAAGGAAATGGGCAAGACCGACGACGGCCGCGAGCTGCCGCTGTTCAAGCTGGACACCTCCAGCGAGTCGCACCCCTTCTACACCGGCACGCAGAAGTCGGTGGACAACATGGGCGGCCGTGTCGAGAAGTTCCGCAACCGCTTCGGCGCCAAGAAGTAA